In the Vicia villosa cultivar HV-30 ecotype Madison, WI unplaced genomic scaffold, Vvil1.0 ctg.000011F_1_1, whole genome shotgun sequence genome, CCGACATCATTTGCACCATCACCTATTGCTAAAGTGGTCTTCCCAGTTCCTTCTTTCACTAACCTTGTTACCTGTTGCCAAAATATTGAGGGATGAAAACACGAACAAACAGTAACATCAACATAGAGCCATGAATGCAGTAGTGTACAATTGTTACTCCAATAATTGTGTAAGTAAATAGTAGTAGTAGGGTCGTTAAACTCTCGAGTTGAAATGTTGAATTATTGCTATTTTATGACAATTACTTCATCTATATGTCATATATAGGTTTTTTCAATATGGGGTAAACTTTTACAAATCGAATCTACGGAGACTACACGAGTTTACCTAGACTCTCAAGTTTGACAGCTTAGATAAGAAACATCGTTTATAGTGATCAACTAATGAAATGtagtacaaaattattaaatagaAAGCAGAATGATACAAAGAAAAATGGTCCTACCAAGGCCTTTTGCTTGGGAGATACACGACAGCAAATAACAGACGCACAATCAACAGCTAATGCCAAAAACTGGTGTTTGATATCATCTTCTAAAGCATATGTTAGAGTTTTTCCGTCAATAATTAATGCATGCGCAGCATGTGGGTCCTTCTCCAGCTTCATCAATTGTGAGGCATTGGTGATTTGAGTCAGGATGTTGCCTTTGATTACCTGAGAGGTATGCCTAACATTAGATGAAATCCATGTCTAAATAGTAAAAAATTCTACTCAATCTTAGTGAAATGAATACCTCTTTCCCATCATTGATTACTGAATCTAAATTTGCAGTAGAGATACATATTTGCTTCATACCTTGTCGAAGCAAACTACACGAATACCTGCACCGttgaaaaacaaacaattatcaaactcatttaAATTTAGTAACTTCAAGCTTAAAATTGAAAATGCAGATAGAATTATGAAGTTAAATAATTTGCAGTAGGCATACCCAATATTGATTGCCGTTTCCATCTTATCCCCAGTCAAGACCCAGATCTTTAGACCGGCTTGAGCAAGTTTATCAATGCATTGCGGCACCTAAGAAAGAAAAAACATTGAACATGATAAATTATAGGAAAGCAGCACTATAGATAGACCATAAATAATGATAAAGCCTACCCCTTTCTGCAGCTTGTCTTCCACACCAGTAGCCCCAACAAGAATCAACTCTCTTTCCATACTATCTGATAGCCTCTCAAGCATTGCCTCTCTGTCAGGCCCAACAGTTGTCTTGGCTTTCTGAAACTCAATGTTCCAATCAGAAtattcttgttcatcaagatttcTGTAAGCCAGGGCTAGTGTTCTCAAACCCACTTCTCCATATTCATTCAAATGTCTAGAAGTAGCCTCCAAATACTTCTTTCCATTCTTAGATAATCGATCAAATATGATACTGCACAACCAGAAAATAATAAGTTTAGAGAGGAAAGCCAAAAGTCTCTCTATAACAACTTTTGTATTAATGCAAGCTCTTCTTTGGAAGCAGAGAGTTTCTGTAATTATATAGACTATAAGTATAATATAAACACCACAAGTTTGAAGAGGATTTTAGTTTTGCTGTTGAAACCAGCACAAGGTCTTACTTGATCATTAACCTCATACACTCAGCTGACAGAATAGAAAGAAATCACATTATTAGGCTAACCTGTCAGCTCCTTTGCATAAAAGAATAATGCTTCCCTCCTCATCACGTACAATCACTGACATACGCTTTCTTTTGCTACTAAAATCCAGCAGATTCAATATTTTATACTCTCTGTAtaattcaaccaaaacacaaaaataaacaaacatgCCAATAAAAAAGCCAAGAAAGTCAAAGTAACAGTTCATGAATGTCCACCCCACCTTTCAACCACATGTCCTGAAGCAGAAATTATTTCGCGCACAGCAACACTCGATTGGGTTCTCCTATaaaattcaaaaccaaactcTCTAGCAGCTATAAGAAAAGCCCCTTCATCAGGTGATTCAGCTTCATAAGTACAACTGTCACTCTCCTCATTAACCTCAGGAATGGCAGTATGGCAAACTGCCAGTATCCGGAAAAATAACGAAATGACGTGAGCATTGGGATCTTCCAACCAATTTCCATTCATGAGGCGGCTGTCAACAAAACCAAATCCCTTTATGGTAGGCCTTCGATTCTCACCACCCTTAGAAGTAACAACTGGCTCAAGTTCAATTTCTTCAGCTCTTCTAACATTTTCCCGCGGCACTTTACTCTTCTTATGCATGGGGAAATTAGAGAGATCCATATCTTCCTCCTCAAGATCAGAAGCCATCTGCTTTGCTGCAGCTAGTTCAACTTCACTGGAACGTACACCATAGGAAGTACCAGCAATGGAGCACTTCAAAAAGTCCATCTGATTGCAGGTTAAAGTGCCCGTTTTATCAGAGAGGATGGTGTCTACCTGACCCAACTCTTCATTCAAATTTGATGTTCGTGCTTCAGCAGGAGTCCCAGTTTCTTCATCATACATTTGAAGGTCTTGGTTAATGAAGGTGGCCTGTAATACCTTCACAATCTCAATTGAAACATAAAGAGAGATGGGTATCAAATATCCATAGAGAATAAGTGCAGTGATCAGATGGCTCATCCCAGCCAATCCAATTTTCGCAGGATCATACTGATATTCAATATTGTCAGGCCGTAAATACCACCACTCTGTGGTCTGGTACTTCGTCTTAGCAACAAATCCTATTGAACTAATAAAGGATATCAATATAAGGACAGTGAAAAGAGTGTATATGATATAATCCATCTTTTTCTCTATTGTGCTTCTTTTTGAAGGGGATTTTGTAGAATTCTGCATGACTTTGCTGTCGTGGCCAGTGAAAATGACCACCCCATAGACATAATCAGTGTTCCTAAGCTTTGAATCTCGGAGGAGAATATGACCAGGATCAAGAGGATAAACCTGGCGTTCATATTCAAAATTCCCAACAAAAGTGTACAGATTGGGATTCGGGTCTTCACAACGAATTGTTCCGGAGAAATCCTTAAAAGCTCCATCATTATCAAGGGACAAGGTAGCCTCCAAAGATCTTTTCACCTTCAAGTTGGTCTCTCCGTCTAAATTCATAGTCTCCACATAGCATATCCCATCCTCATAACTTGAAGACAATAGAAGCAAGTCAGCTGGAAAAAACTGATCCTTTTCTACTTTTACTATATCTCCCACCATAATTTTCTGCCATGACCTAAGACCAAAAACTCCATTGCCTCTATGGAGactagctttccggcgattaacCTTGACATCTTGAAGGAACCTGCGTGAATCCTCCAACGCTTCCTTTGCCATACTAAGCCCCACAACAAAGGCCAAAGGAGCAATCATGCTCACCGATGTAAAAGGTGACATTGGAGATGCCGAGAGGCAAGCAGCCAAAAGGAAGTATATATTAGCAACCCTTCGAAACTGTTCAAACAGTGCCTTAGGTAAAAACATGATAGCATTGTATTTAGTCGTCGATATATTATTCTTGCAGTAAAATAGATCCTTCTTTTCATGTACTTGAGGCTGGTTGCAATACACGGTTCTCGAGTAACCAGGACCTTGAAGTGGATGAGGCACCTCCTCAGCCGTAGTCGGCCGAAGACAACCAAATGTATAAAAATTACTCCGACGGAGCCTAGCCCTAATCCTCCTCCCCCGTGGCATCTTAGCTCCAGATATCAGCTCTAGATAGTTACTTTACAGCTCACACAACCttctaccaagaaaagaaacgTAAATATTGCCTCTAGGAAAAATCAAACGCCCCTTTAATCACCAACTTGTTTTCTCTAAAACCTgaccaaaaaataaaacacaaacgGAAATCATTAACTGCAGACAGTACATAAACACCATAAATCATTTAATGCATACTAATGAACACAAAATCAGTAAAATGTCAGattgaacaaaacccaataaatctaaatttaaacaaaaaaaaaactgaaaaacatcggaacaataattcaaagttcatcataaaaaaaattaaaactgaaaatgaagagaaaatcaaAGCTAAACAGAGATCGATCTTCTGATCCAGTGTTTCATTTCAGAAGTCACAACTGAAAAATCATCAaattgagaagaaaaaaaaaacaaactcacACATATCAAGAACTCAAAACagcttaaagaaacaaacatctTCAGTGCATAATTTCCAATTTTGAATAAGCTAAATCAATTCAACAAACATAAATGCAGATTCAAAATCGAAGACTGAAACCTTGAAATTCAACTGAAAACGACAACGATAATTCTGAGAGGCGAGATTATCAAAGAGAATGTAGTAGGAAGAAAAACGATAAATAGAAGAAAAATTGGAACCTGAGAGGAAAAAGAGTAGCGTCGACCAAGTGAAGAACGGCGAGAAATAGAAAACGACGATAGAAGAAGCTTGAAAATGTGATTTGCAGATTCAGAAAGAAGACAAAGTCTAGAGAGAGAAATTCtgtagagagagagagtgaaagaGAAAGGGGGCGCGTGGAGTTAAGCGCGAGTGTGAACTGTGTCACTTTCCTTCATCATGAGTTCGAAGCAATTCCCAGAAATTTCCGCTACtcgttctttctttttttttcttttttctcttgtaACTGAATAGTAGAATATTTTTTTGCAGATTTTTCGTAGAGAAATTTTGTGATTCTTTGTTGTATTTGTTTAGTTAGGTTAGGTGCATTTGTTTTGAAAGTTCTTAGTGTTTTTTTAAGGAAAATATTGTAACACGGTTTTTCTAGCTGGATTAGAGTTTCATTTCGCCGGTCAATGCCAATTGGCATAAAAACAAAAATGTTGtttcaaatatttcatttttaaaaaaatatctaacTTTTTTATTAGTTCTCTTTTTAAGTAATATAAAACAgatttagttataattttagttttattttattagattttcaaaattgatctttttattttcaaaaatttaaatagttttaatcttattatatttttgaattaaaattaataattatttatttatttttaaaaagtttattactataaaataatagaataaattaTCATACATAAATTTATTGGGATAGTAACTCattaattttttatgtaaaaaatctGATAAAGATTCAAACTGTTTGAATTCAAAATAAAGGGATTAATTttgtaaattatataaaattatatatctataaaatatatattaaatttggtTATGTCAGTCTTGTTAAACTAAATGATTAAGTAGATTAATTttgtgaattatataaaattaagaactaaaactctaatttaatttataaagtataaattatattttgttatcTTAATCTTGTTGAATTAGATTAGTTGATAGTTGTAGACGGACATTGATTCAAGAACACAAGATTGTATTAAATTCAAAAATACAATTTGAAACTGCAACATTccattttttaaaagataaaattcaaatttaattcGTTATCGCAGATAAAAAACAAGTTAATAAAAATATCTACCACATAGgaccagtttgtttcagctttaaaaaaatgaattttttctttatattttttaaaatagattttctaaaaccatttttcaaaatattacaagtttttttatatttattttttaaaaaatgaaacacttaatttgacatcctataacataaaagaacaaaacgtagaataatttagaataatttaattaaaaaaaagacttTTCAAATttggaatatatatataaataagtaaaatCAACCGATCCACTAAATCAACACACTCTGAACTATTATATTTTGCAGACATCTCACTTGCTAGATTTCTTTTATGTAAAATTATAGTTACTAaactatgataaaataaataaatataaatttggtTTATATTGATATATTTTTGGTTTAAATACGTATTTAttgtatgtattttttttaatgcagGAGGAGATATTAGTCCCACGTGGCAGGTCCTACATGTAGAGGCAAGATATAATGGTGCTGTCAGACCTATAGGATTTTGGATGAATGTTAGTGGGGCCCACGATGGGATCAAAAACACTACTACTACTCTACTCTTGTTTTGTTGGTACCCATTTGGGTGGGGCTAACCTACATACAGTACAGTACTCATCCAGATATCAACCAATTTCGTACTCATCATCATTTTGAAAAACGATCTTGGTTTTTTTGGAAATTATAAAATGTGAAATTTTTGAACACGTGTACTTTATTGCTTAAAAATAGAATACTAACTCAATGATCTAGAAAAGATAAATTAGAACTTATCTACTAGTTTAGATATTAAAATTAACTTCAACTAaacttttcttcaaaaaaaaaaaacttcaaccaAACTATACTAAATTCTCATTttctataaatttatttatactaaataatttataaaagtaaataacttcattctaaattaattttaaattattattttaataataaaggagaaaaaaattatatataatctctaccctttattttaaaatttaataattcatATTCATTATCTGACATTTTACACTCAATCACAACCATGTTAAGTACCAAGTCACATTAAAAAATTATGCGACATGACTAATTAATGAATCTCAATTAAatgatagtgtaaaattattttatattaaatattcttTTTCTTATATATAGGGGTTTGCTAATATAGATACACTTGATTTTATGAAGATCTATTTTAGCAATATGCACCTTATGGtacatttaactattttttagttaaatCTGGCTAAAAGACACCTTCATAAAATTAAGTGGTGTATTTTAGTGAACTCATGTGGGATTTGCAaaaatacacccacttatttttatgaatgtGTGTTTTAGCAACATGCACATTAAGGTGTATTTAATTATTGTGTAGTTAATATTTGTTAAAATAGACCTTAATAAATACAAGAGGGcctaagttatatatatatatatatatatatatatatatatatatatatatatatatatatatatatatatatatatatatatatggaataaGACGACATGGGCAGCCATTGCTGCTTAATCTTCTTTAGTAAAGACGTGgctataacaaattaaaatatgctTCAATTAAATAGTCATCTTATCTTGCATTTATCATACTCACCTAATTAGATGGACCACATTTACAATGTTCATCGGATTACACATGGGTTTTGGTACTTTCAAGTTTTTAAAATGATGAGTTAGTTATTAGGATAGAAAATCATGATATACAAAAGAGAAATGCTAAGAAATGCTTCTAAGACATTTTTTAATAGATCAAAGTGATAATTGTTTGGTTAAATTAATCCtaaggtcctttaagttatttaattgtaacagtttGGTCCTTTATGTTATTTTCGCTACAACTAGATCTTTTATATTATCAAATATATGCTCGATTATCCTTTTTTTAAccgagaaaatgtgataattgtGGATGCAACTATTTTGAGAGATGTAAAAATGATGAAGCGCTTCCAAAAACACAACAATCAACATttctaaataattaaaatgagagaaaaaggaGGCGATTATCACCCAAAAGGACcaagttgttacaaaaaaaacttgaagaatcaaactgttacaattaaataacttaaaggatcaTGAGAgtaatttaacctaattatttaaaaaaaaaatacgtgtatttaataaaaaataaatttacttgtgtttttgtttagttttgaatgattagtttaaaatattatattttatccaATTCAATTTTAAGCAATTTAAtcaaagttaattaatttaaattataaataatattttttattaatattttaaaataatatatttaatgtaatatatattatataatatatgaaatattaatattacaaaataaaaatgattaagtatggtaaaataattataaaatattaaacttgattaaaaaatatcaatgaacactaaattaacataatatattatactaatgaaaaatattgttaatttaaaaaattaaagtcgattttgaaaatttcaatatttatttttagataaTAGTATAAATTTACCAATTGAGCCATCTCACTCATCCCTTTGAAAAAACAATATGAAATCTAATACAATCCGAATGATCTCTATTAAATTATATCCAAACAAACTCAATAATACTTAgatttttgtagtttttattttttttaaattgatttgtaATTTTCATTTGAAACACTCCATTAAACACTTCATGAGAttttacataaattttttaaaaattttattttcttaaaattttaatattgactattttaaaacaattttttcaaacacttaattttttaaaattgtcttTCTGATTAGTAAAACAAATTCAATGAAAATGATTTTATTAATACCCACacattctgttattttttctttttttaatcaaaaggGTGGGTCAAAGTCcatgatatacaaaaaaaaaaaaagtaaaatacaaaaataaaaggaCTAAAGGTAAAATCTCAAGTGTAACAAATTCCAAAACTAGGAAagtttagtttgtttatattGAAATACATAGCCACATTGTTATGTATCTCATTGTATAGTAACATCTAAACTTAATCATAcactctctctttttccaataactaattaagaaaataattaattttatgaaaaatgtgATGTGAAGTTATTGAGAAAGTAatgatataattaataaattataacattaaactataaaaacgacacttaaatggaaacaaaaaatttcttctaaaacgacacttaaaaagaaacggaggaagtactaaataatattatagaaaaaataaataatcgtataaaaactaataaaatttattttttaaaatatacacaaataaccctaaaatatatcaagaataattttaaaacaacaattaaaagggGTATTAAAGTGAAATTAGTCATACAAtagtcaaataaataaattaataagtcAACACATAATCAAAATTTTCTTAAGAAAAACAAGGTGACTCGTATTTCAATAAGGGTAAGTGAATTTTGAAATCTATTATAATCATGATGGATCTCTTAAACTTAACTTATTCCATGATGGAACTAGAaatatgaaaagagatatgggaATGAGATCTTTCAATGTAGTGTTGAATGCTTCTAATATAGTGAAGTATGTGGAATCTGTAAGGTTAGCACTCCAATGTTCAAGTCAGTGAAACATCTAAAAGTGTTTTAGTGTGAGAATGGAAAAAAGATATATGAAATTGACATATGTGAAGCTTATATATGGTGAGCAGTTAGAATCATTCCTTCTTAACCCGACGCTTTGTTTAAATCATCGTTCAATTAGATTTGACAGTGGGAGATAGGTCAGAGACTAGGATTTTGTACTTTGTGTTCGGTTGAGGCCCCATATGTTCCAAGGTAGATGTCCCCATCTTTTGTATTGGCCTTGTGACCAGTCCTTTATCCAGGGGTCTTGTAAATTTTCTTAAACAATTGCCCTAATCCCTTATTACTGCTTATTAAAACGACAATTGTGTGGCTCAAGCTACCCTTGACCATTCACTGTGTATCTGAGTCGGTCTCCTGTTGAGGGAAGTATAAAGGTTTTAAGGGGAAGATGGTTAAATTAGGAGCATGCGCATTGAATGCTTTTTTCATAACTATGACTCTTATAGGACAAACTTGACTCGTGGTTATAAGTTAGACAATGATGATGATACTCTCTTTTACGATACTTGAGTGTTTGAGTAGATCGAGACGAGATCATGTTTGTTGATGGCAAGGTTGTGCTTTTCGGTTCTATTTATCATGATCGTGTGGCATTTTTACCAAAGGGTTATATAAGAGGTTCACTGATAAATCTCCCCTTTATGTCATTCTTGAGGTATGAGAACTCTTTCTTCACTTCTCTACAATAACTTCTAGTTTCTACAAATGCTTGTTGCTAATCATTATTTTGACGCCTTTGTGGTGTCTCTCTGGTGGTCTTTATTCGTCCAAGATCACTTATTTGGAGGTAATAACCAAAGTCCCTTTCTCTTTTGTATTTATTTCCCTTTTGCTAGGGATTCTGAGGGACATGGTTATGGAATATTTGAAGGAAGGGGTTGCAAAGGAAGATAGAAGGATGATTGTAGGGGGTTGTTAGGGGTTTCGCTTCCTACTTTACCTCTAATGATAAATTATTATGAGTGACTTGAAGCAAGAATGTAAATCTTGTGCTTACATTATAGCGCATCATCGTGCTTTTGATTGTAATCCTACAGACAACTAAGTAATGTGGTGGTTGAAATCTGGATCTCATGTTTATACTTACAGTCATTCTTTTTTGCATGTTGGCAGTAATTCTCTAATGGATTGTCATGCTCGTCAAGGAATCCTGAATGCGAAGGAAGAGAGTTCAGTTGTATGGGTAGATTAGGAAATGTTGGACATTTTGTTTGTCTTTGCAAGTGAAGCTGGTTTAgatcatgcattcactaaggtgGGTTCTCCCTCAAACTGGGACGTCCTTCCTCCTGAGGGAGACAAGAAGGTATGCAACAAGTTTGAGGGGTGTGATATCCCCCTTCATGAATAGTTATTTTCCCATATAGGCCATTGTGTTCCTTTTAATGACTTTGAGGtagaagtttttaactatttgagagtcccccccccccccccccgacaATTACATTCACTAAGTTAGGCCTACATCAAATTCTTCCAGTATTGGTGTGAGTATAAGAAAATTTCACCGACCTTGACCCTCTTTTCCTCCACTTCAATGTCTAACATTGGTCGGTCTACTTAGCATATGG is a window encoding:
- the LOC131621900 gene encoding probable phospholipid-transporting ATPase 4 codes for the protein MPRGRRIRARLRRSNFYTFGCLRPTTAEEVPHPLQGPGYSRTVYCNQPQVHEKKDLFYCKNNISTTKYNAIMFLPKALFEQFRRVANIYFLLAACLSASPMSPFTSVSMIAPLAFVVGLSMAKEALEDSRRFLQDVKVNRRKASLHRGNGVFGLRSWQKIMVGDIVKVEKDQFFPADLLLLSSSYEDGICYVETMNLDGETNLKVKRSLEATLSLDNDGAFKDFSGTIRCEDPNPNLYTFVGNFEYERQVYPLDPGHILLRDSKLRNTDYVYGVVIFTGHDSKVMQNSTKSPSKRSTIEKKMDYIIYTLFTVLILISFISSIGFVAKTKYQTTEWWYLRPDNIEYQYDPAKIGLAGMSHLITALILYGYLIPISLYVSIEIVKVLQATFINQDLQMYDEETGTPAEARTSNLNEELGQVDTILSDKTGTLTCNQMDFLKCSIAGTSYGVRSSEVELAAAKQMASDLEEEDMDLSNFPMHKKSKVPRENVRRAEEIELEPVVTSKGGENRRPTIKGFGFVDSRLMNGNWLEDPNAHVISLFFRILAVCHTAIPEVNEESDSCTYEAESPDEGAFLIAAREFGFEFYRRTQSSVAVREIISASGHVVEREYKILNLLDFSSKRKRMSVIVRDEEGSIILLCKGADSIIFDRLSKNGKKYLEATSRHLNEYGEVGLRTLALAYRNLDEQEYSDWNIEFQKAKTTVGPDREAMLERLSDSMERELILVGATGVEDKLQKGVPQCIDKLAQAGLKIWVLTGDKMETAINIGYSCSLLRQGMKQICISTANLDSVINDGKEVIKGNILTQITNASQLMKLEKDPHAAHALIIDGKTLTYALEDDIKHQFLALAVDCASVICCRVSPKQKALVTRLVKEGTGKTTLAIGDGANDVGMIQEADIGVGISGVEGMQAVMASDFSIAQFRFLERLLVVHGHWCYKRIAQMICYFFYKNIAFGLTIFYFEAFAGFSGQSVYDDWYMILFNVVLTSLPVISLGVFEQDVPSEVCLQFPALYQQGPKNLFFDWYRILGWMGNGLYSSLVIFFLVIFIFYDQSFRLNGQTADMATVGTVMFTSIIWAVNCQIALTMSHFTWIQHLFVWGSIASWYLFLFLYGLLPPQHSHSAYQILVEVLAPAPIYWTATILVTVACNLPYLAHISFQRCFNPMDHHIIQEIKYYKKDIEDQHMWTRERSKARQETKIGFSARVEAKIRQLRGRLQKKQSSTGASPS